In Deltaproteobacteria bacterium, the genomic window CGGCTGGACCAAGCAGATGACCTGGGACGAGCTGAAGAAGGAGGGCCTCTGGATGGAGGACTTCGGCGCGGCCAAGGGCGGCACCCACTACGAGAAGCACAAGAAGACAGCGACGGGAAAGGCCTTCGACGCGGCGGCGATGGAGGTCAAGACCTTCGGACCGGCCGGAGACCAGGTCTTCGTGGTGCGCAACAAGGCCGACGGCAAGATCCTGGGCTACGCCACGAGCGCGACGCCCACCACCTACGACGAGGCCCCGGGCATCCTGGGCACGCAGAGCGGGCGCTTCCAGTTCTGGGATCCGGCGCTCGGCGACGCCTACACGGGCAAGACCAAGCCCGGCGGCGTGAGCGTGGCCGGAGACGTGCGGTTTCACCCGCTCCCCGTGTACCAAGGACAGCTCGAGCAGCCCACGACCAATTTCCCGCTCTACTTCATCTCCTGGAAGGAGGTCGAGCACACGCACAGCCGCACCTTCAATAACCCCTGGCTGATGGAGCTGCGCGCCGAGAACCGGCTCATCATGCACCCGAAGACCGCCGAGGCGCGGGGCATCGAGGAAGAAGATGCCGTCTGGGTCCAGAGCCCTTACGGCGTCGTGAAAGCCAAGGCACACCTGGCCTTCACGATCCGGCAGGACACCGTCGGGTTTGTGCGGGGCTTCGGGCACTGGGCGCTCGGACGCGTCGCGATGGGACGAGGCGCTCACGACGGCTGGTTGTTGCCGGCGCGCGCCGAGACCCACTCGGCTCAGGTGGCCAACAAGGACGCGATCTGCCAGGTCGTGAAAGCCTAAAGGAGAGAGCTAATGCCCCAATTCGGCTGGCATGTGAATATCGCGAAGTGCATCGGCTGCAAGGGCTGCGAGGCCGCTTGCAAGCAGGAGTTCAACCTCAAGCCCGGCCTGCGCCGCCGGCGGGTGATCGAGCAGGAGGGCTTCACCGGAGCCGCGGGGGCGGAGCAGCCCTTCCGCCGCTTCATCAGCATGTCGTGCAACCACTGCGCGACGCCGGCCTGCGTGACGGCGTGTCCGAGCGGCGCGATCACCAAGGACGCGAATACCGGCGTCGTCACCATCGACGAGAAGAAGTGCACCGGCGCGCGGCGCTGCATCGCCGCGTGTCCCTACGGGGCGATCTCCTACGACCCCGAGACGAAGAAGGCGGACAAGTGCACGGGGTGCGCGCACCGCCTGAACAGCACGGTGCTCCCGGTCGAGAAGCGGATACCGGCTTGCGTGCTCTCCTGCACCTCGTACGCGCTGCACTTCAGCGCCGACCTGGCGAAGATCGACGGCGGAACCTTCGGAGAGGCCAAGAAGACCACGGAGCCGCCGACCGGCTACGCGGACCTCAGCGACCCGGCCTTGACGAACCCGTCGGTGCGCTTCAGTCTCAAACGCGATGGCTAGCCCTCACGAC contains:
- a CDS encoding 4Fe-4S dicluster domain-containing protein, with product MPQFGWHVNIAKCIGCKGCEAACKQEFNLKPGLRRRRVIEQEGFTGAAGAEQPFRRFISMSCNHCATPACVTACPSGAITKDANTGVVTIDEKKCTGARRCIAACPYGAISYDPETKKADKCTGCAHRLNSTVLPVEKRIPACVLSCTSYALHFSADLAKIDGGTFGEAKKTTEPPTGYADLSDPALTNPSVRFSLKRDG